One Oculatellaceae cyanobacterium genomic region harbors:
- a CDS encoding phage tail protein — protein sequence MNAKKSELISSYQQYLPTILQNDVFLGQFLLAFEKILSGLSETPSKEQIITADTQNLPGLEEIIDNIHVYFNPQETPEKFLPWLAGWVALSLRDDWEVKVKKAFIQEIVRLYRLRGTKQGLIDILEIYLKNSGFGEKVKVFDQFDDFPNYFQVQLTLKDRDPEKYWRQAKIAKAIIDREKPAQTFYTLKILVPTMQITKRSHVAYPFKLFALPQSQKFALEVTITPSKINNIQINQLAEQLLVHIQGNSKLITPYSPETTINHQSFSVKQDLNDQHLQENLAGFNVSLSNRTDKPFVGNLTINLYFYINDKEYTNILLEQPINLSPVLKICRQDEKGKIIAGNTIFKQGGQLQQSGMKLTEYMWTKPDSFRVFDQPKIQELQPNQIAIIEKVELEAIVKMTLPNTTTTDWLNKITVRLKDEVSDYYLLTPETIRENNQIIIKRTLYYQQFLQNIDRLAVTIKNLNNVEIAGKVSVKAYLNINQSLSNYKLLDEDFTLAAVPPKDILQICRKNEKGEIILEKTIPTILGTTSQSLS from the coding sequence ATGAACGCAAAAAAATCTGAACTTATTAGTAGCTATCAACAATATTTACCTACAATTCTCCAAAATGATGTCTTTCTTGGTCAGTTTTTGCTGGCATTTGAAAAAATTCTCAGTGGACTAAGTGAAACTCCTAGTAAAGAGCAAATTATTACAGCCGATACTCAAAATTTACCAGGATTAGAAGAAATTATTGATAATATTCATGTTTATTTCAATCCTCAAGAAACACCAGAGAAATTTCTACCTTGGTTAGCAGGTTGGGTAGCTTTGAGTTTACGGGATGATTGGGAGGTAAAAGTTAAAAAAGCATTTATTCAAGAAATAGTACGACTATATCGTTTGCGAGGAACAAAGCAAGGATTAATTGATATTTTAGAGATTTATCTGAAAAATTCCGGCTTTGGGGAAAAGGTTAAAGTTTTCGATCAATTTGATGATTTTCCCAACTATTTTCAAGTTCAACTAACTTTAAAAGACCGGGATCCTGAGAAGTATTGGCGACAGGCTAAAATTGCTAAAGCAATTATCGACCGAGAAAAGCCAGCACAGACATTTTATACCCTAAAAATTCTTGTGCCAACGATGCAGATAACGAAGCGATCGCACGTTGCTTATCCATTCAAATTATTTGCGCTTCCACAATCTCAAAAATTCGCCCTAGAAGTTACGATTACTCCTAGCAAAATTAATAATATTCAAATTAATCAATTAGCTGAACAGTTACTTGTTCACATCCAAGGCAACTCAAAACTAATTACTCCTTATTCTCCAGAAACAACTATAAATCATCAATCTTTTTCGGTTAAACAAGATTTAAATGATCAGCATTTACAGGAAAATTTAGCGGGTTTTAATGTTAGCTTATCGAATCGAACTGATAAACCTTTCGTCGGAAACTTAACAATTAATCTTTATTTTTATATAAATGACAAAGAATATACAAATATACTGCTAGAGCAACCTATCAATTTATCACCTGTCCTCAAAATTTGTCGTCAAGATGAAAAAGGAAAAATTATTGCAGGAAATACAATTTTTAAACAAGGTGGTCAATTGCAACAATCGGGGATGAAGCTAACCGAATATATGTGGACTAAACCTGATAGTTTTCGAGTGTTTGATCAACCAAAAATTCAAGAATTGCAGCCTAATCAGATTGCGATTATTGAAAAAGTAGAATTAGAAGCTATTGTTAAAATGACCCTACCCAACACAACTACAACAGATTGGTTAAATAAAATTACAGTTCGTCTAAAAGATGAAGTTTCGGATTATTATTTATTAACTCCAGAGACTATTAGAGAAAATAATCAAATTATAATTAAGCGTACACTCTACTACCAGCAATTTCTTCAAAATATAGATAGGTTAGCTGTGACAATTAAAAATCTTAACAATGTTGAGATTGCAGGTAAAGTAAGTGTGAAAGCTTATTTAAATATAAATCAGAGTTTATCTAACTATAAATTGTTAGATGAAGACTTTACTCTCGCAGCCGTTCCTCCCAAAGATATTTTACAAATTTGCCGTAAAAATGAAAAAGGAGAGATTATTTTAGAAAAAACCATTCCCACTATTTTAGGAACAACCAGTCAATCATTGAGCTAA
- a CDS encoding baseplate J/gp47 family protein yields the protein MASFPPKPPKIDQRSYEEIVEQTETLVQSFTDWKPAPEGNTDAGRALIRIFGRMVKLVSDRLNQVPEKNFLAFLDLIGGQLKPPEPAKVPLTFYLAEGSPVDGLVPAHTQVSAPPKEGSDEEIVFETDRELVVTTTELQAVFVREPNQDKYSDCTLQATGQKDEAFLAFVGNTFIPHSLYITCPEIFNLPELQELKLIITTNSDQSAIALQSLPLDWSYWDGYQWQTIQPTSTSYENNQCTITFTKLHIPTLYEIQGQTEKWLQAKLTNISSISLNLPQITNIQGHINIKQSNLLPEVCLFNATPLDLSKDFYPFGEQPNINDTFYMGLNATYIRPNTIITIDIKLTHKPVIINKLIITWEIGNGQIWQEISAENNQLRWMENFSAIQFTENNTIQVKLQFTEHIPSPSTVNGDTRYWIRARITQGYYGKAADERQYPIYNDLAVLKEAILTGKSEIKEIKVDTLDLFAIGDKIRILPLTGGFPEENQIKDISPKDNKLTLETGILNPNLAIGTRIMRKLIIAETIPPTYDPPIIKSLKLTYEFAILENTTYLADNDFNYSYPYDTQLKQNASSGDKALSLKEIKELNNDKFLTINSEKYQIATINSETNQVNLTSKLSQDYPKNSIVNRYFQPFSPTVDQEATLYLGFDNNFGNKTVTLYAQVEQPLPNELSVDITAETILTETANSGNNTLKIADLTGWKKGDRLQIQNTLNVKEYNNYTISDISNNQVTITPPLQQNYPDKYLVTRPKQPQLVWEYSNPMGWQPLGVQDETQAFSQRGLIKFIAPADFSQIETFGKQLYWLRVRWLTGNFRVKPRIRCLLTNTIWAVQAISLREEVLGSSNYEPNQVFVANNIPILMGQQLEVQEGKIPPQVDSKKLKVIRDNLEEIEEVWVLWDEVADFYASSASDRHYILDRQTGEIRFGNGQAGMIPPRGRNNIRLSFYRTGGGKQGNITSQTISQLKTTIPYIDRVINLEAAAGGAQQETLDRLKERVPKQLRHRDRAVTLEDMADLAYEASTDVARVKVVPPDLLTANFSPFNEKIWLDPTKQNMPFEDSLREKLQTINATEAANFEKMMREINRRAGQVKLIILPASSDRQPTPSLALLERVETYIRSRCETTVDLVVTAPTWQEVTVTTTITPVSLEDADMIRNSVKQRLEAFLHPLTGGKGEGWQFCRYPQKSDFYAIIQSIPGVDHVNFLEVNLPITKANALLSADSLIYSGNHTVNVNSLLN from the coding sequence ATGGCTTCTTTCCCTCCAAAACCTCCCAAAATTGATCAACGCAGCTATGAGGAGATTGTTGAACAAACTGAGACTTTAGTGCAATCGTTTACTGACTGGAAACCTGCACCTGAAGGTAACACAGATGCAGGCAGGGCATTAATTCGCATCTTTGGGCGGATGGTAAAGTTAGTAAGCGATCGCTTAAATCAAGTTCCAGAAAAAAACTTCCTCGCTTTCCTAGATTTAATTGGGGGACAACTCAAACCACCTGAACCTGCTAAGGTTCCCTTAACCTTCTATTTGGCAGAAGGAAGTCCCGTAGATGGGTTAGTTCCTGCTCATACTCAAGTCTCTGCACCGCCAAAAGAGGGTTCTGATGAAGAAATCGTGTTTGAAACGGATCGGGAATTAGTTGTCACAACGACTGAACTACAAGCAGTATTTGTGCGTGAACCCAATCAGGATAAATATAGCGATTGCACTTTGCAAGCAACCGGACAAAAAGACGAAGCTTTCTTAGCTTTTGTTGGCAATACCTTTATTCCTCATTCTCTCTATATAACTTGTCCTGAAATTTTCAATTTACCAGAGTTACAAGAACTCAAACTGATTATTACTACTAATAGCGACCAGAGTGCTATTGCATTACAAAGTTTACCCCTTGATTGGTCTTATTGGGATGGTTATCAATGGCAAACAATTCAACCTACTAGCACAAGTTACGAAAATAATCAATGTACGATTACATTTACTAAATTACATATTCCAACTCTTTATGAAATTCAAGGACAGACAGAAAAATGGTTGCAAGCAAAATTAACGAATATATCTTCTATATCCTTAAATTTACCTCAAATTACAAATATTCAAGGTCATATCAATATCAAGCAATCTAATTTACTCCCGGAAGTTTGTCTCTTTAATGCTACTCCTTTAGACCTCAGCAAAGATTTTTATCCCTTTGGTGAACAGCCAAACATTAATGATACTTTTTATATGGGTTTAAACGCTACATATATTAGACCCAATACAATTATTACTATTGATATCAAATTAACACATAAACCTGTAATTATAAATAAATTAATCATTACCTGGGAAATTGGAAATGGTCAGATATGGCAAGAAATATCCGCTGAAAATAATCAACTAAGATGGATGGAAAATTTCTCAGCGATTCAGTTTACCGAAAATAATACTATCCAAGTAAAGTTACAATTTACCGAACATATACCTTCTCCCAGCACTGTTAATGGAGACACTCGCTATTGGATTCGCGCCCGAATTACTCAAGGTTATTATGGAAAAGCAGCAGATGAGCGCCAATATCCTATTTATAATGACTTGGCAGTTTTGAAAGAGGCAATCCTCACAGGAAAGAGCGAAATTAAAGAAATTAAAGTTGATACTCTGGATTTATTTGCAATTGGCGATAAAATTCGTATTCTTCCTCTTACTGGGGGATTTCCCGAAGAAAATCAAATTAAGGATATCAGCCCCAAGGATAATAAGCTGACGCTTGAAACCGGAATTTTAAACCCAAATTTAGCGATCGGCACTCGAATTATGCGTAAGTTAATTATCGCTGAGACAATTCCTCCAACTTACGATCCGCCTATAATTAAATCATTAAAATTAACCTACGAATTTGCTATCTTAGAAAATACTACTTATTTAGCTGATAATGATTTTAACTATTCCTATCCCTATGATACACAATTGAAGCAAAATGCTTCTAGCGGGGATAAAGCACTTAGTTTAAAAGAAATTAAAGAATTAAATAATGATAAATTTTTAACAATTAATTCTGAAAAATATCAAATAGCAACGATAAACTCTGAAACTAATCAAGTTAACCTGACCTCAAAACTTAGCCAGGACTATCCTAAAAATAGTATTGTTAATCGTTATTTTCAACCTTTTAGTCCTACTGTAGATCAAGAAGCAACTCTATACTTAGGATTTGATAATAATTTTGGAAATAAAACCGTTACTCTTTATGCACAAGTTGAACAACCGTTACCAAATGAATTATCAGTTGATATTACAGCAGAAACCATCCTCACAGAAACAGCAAATTCTGGAAACAACACACTGAAAATTGCTGATTTAACGGGTTGGAAAAAAGGCGATCGCCTACAAATTCAAAATACACTAAACGTTAAAGAATATAATAACTATACCATTAGCGATATTAGCAATAATCAAGTTACAATTACTCCACCTCTGCAACAAAATTATCCTGATAAGTACCTCGTAACTCGCCCTAAGCAACCCCAATTAGTTTGGGAATATTCTAATCCAATGGGTTGGCAACCGTTAGGGGTACAGGATGAAACTCAGGCATTTTCTCAACGAGGTTTAATTAAATTTATTGCTCCCGCAGATTTCAGCCAAATAGAAACATTTGGCAAACAACTATATTGGTTGCGAGTTCGTTGGTTAACAGGTAATTTTAGGGTTAAACCTCGTATACGTTGTTTGTTAACTAATACAATTTGGGCAGTTCAGGCGATTAGTCTACGAGAAGAAGTTTTAGGTTCAAGTAACTACGAGCCAAATCAGGTTTTTGTTGCCAATAATATCCCCATTTTGATGGGACAACAATTAGAAGTCCAAGAAGGCAAAATTCCCCCTCAAGTAGACTCTAAGAAACTTAAGGTAATTCGAGATAATTTAGAAGAAATTGAAGAAGTTTGGGTGCTTTGGGATGAAGTAGCAGATTTTTACGCTTCTAGTGCGAGCGATCGCCATTATATTTTGGATCGACAAACGGGTGAAATTCGCTTTGGCAACGGACAAGCAGGGATGATTCCCCCCAGGGGACGTAATAATATCCGACTGTCTTTTTATCGTACTGGAGGAGGTAAACAAGGAAACATCACATCACAAACCATTAGTCAACTGAAAACTACTATTCCCTACATTGATCGGGTAATTAACCTAGAAGCAGCAGCAGGTGGGGCGCAACAGGAAACTTTAGATCGTCTGAAAGAACGAGTACCCAAGCAACTACGTCACCGCGATCGCGCTGTCACTCTTGAAGATATGGCAGATTTAGCTTACGAAGCTTCTACAGATGTCGCCAGAGTTAAAGTAGTTCCACCAGATTTGTTAACGGCTAATTTTAGCCCATTCAATGAAAAAATCTGGCTCGATCCAACTAAACAAAATATGCCATTTGAAGATAGTCTCCGTGAAAAGTTGCAGACAATTAATGCTACCGAAGCAGCTAACTTTGAAAAAATGATGCGGGAAATTAATCGGCGTGCGGGGCAAGTTAAACTGATCATTTTACCCGCTAGTAGCGATCGCCAACCAACCCCTAGTTTAGCTTTACTAGAGCGAGTCGAAACCTATATCCGTTCCCGTTGTGAAACGACTGTTGATTTAGTAGTGACAGCCCCAACCTGGCAAGAAGTCACCGTTACTACAACTATAACTCCTGTGTCTCTTGAAGATGCAGACATGATTAGAAACAGCGTAAAACAACGCTTAGAAGCCTTTCTCCATCCCTTAACTGGAGGCAAAGGGGAGGGGTGGCAATTTTGTCGCTACCCGCAAAAATCAGATTTCTACGCCATTATTCAATCCATTCCAGGAGTAGATCATGTTAATTTTCTAGAGGTAAATTTACCTATAACAAAAGCCAACGCATTACTCAGTGCTGATTCTTTAATTTATTCTGGAAATCACACCGTCAATGTTAACTCACTTTTAAATTAA
- a CDS encoding GPW/gp25 family protein, producing MEIDFLGVGWTLPIQLDKNGQIEMSRYEKSVQQSIWMILSTAKGERVMRPDFGCDIHEKVFYPNSLGTVGQIVSDVRDALIEWEPRIDVLDVDTIPDRNQPNVILIQVNYQVRTTNNIFNLVYPFYLQ from the coding sequence ATGGAAATTGATTTTTTAGGGGTGGGATGGACTTTACCAATTCAACTAGATAAAAATGGTCAGATTGAGATGTCACGATATGAAAAAAGTGTACAACAGTCTATTTGGATGATTCTTAGCACTGCCAAAGGAGAGCGGGTAATGCGTCCTGATTTTGGCTGTGATATTCACGAAAAGGTATTTTATCCTAATAGTTTAGGAACGGTAGGGCAAATTGTTAGCGATGTGCGAGATGCCTTAATTGAATGGGAACCTCGTATTGATGTTTTAGATGTTGATACAATTCCCGATCGCAATCAACCAAATGTAATTTTAATTCAAGTAAATTATCAAGTTCGTACTACAAATAATATCTTTAATTTAGTTTATCCCTTTTATTTACAGTAA
- a CDS encoding phage baseplate assembly protein V, whose translation MNGLDLLIPNNQDHHFYGVTVGLVTNNKDPEGLGRVKVKFPWLSQAEESDWARVLTLMAGNDQGIYFLPEVDDEVLVAFEQGDMAFPYILGSLWNGKDKPPVKNDDGKNNQRVIKSRSGHLIVLDDTEGKENIIIQDKTGKNKIVIDSKNNTMNIQVEKDLIIESKGKITFKSSDNDISIECKNLQIKTQQNYQLEVGKNCTIKANEKYELEAQSGLGIKCSAGVKVNDGSLEMM comes from the coding sequence ATGAACGGACTAGATTTGTTAATACCTAATAACCAAGATCATCATTTTTACGGAGTAACAGTTGGTTTAGTTACTAATAATAAAGACCCAGAAGGGTTAGGCAGAGTCAAGGTAAAATTTCCTTGGCTTTCTCAAGCAGAGGAAAGTGATTGGGCAAGAGTTTTAACCCTAATGGCAGGAAATGACCAAGGAATTTACTTTTTGCCAGAAGTTGATGATGAAGTATTAGTGGCTTTTGAACAAGGTGATATGGCTTTTCCTTATATTCTTGGATCTTTGTGGAACGGAAAAGACAAGCCACCAGTAAAAAATGATGATGGTAAGAATAATCAACGAGTGATTAAATCCCGTAGCGGTCACCTGATTGTTTTAGATGATACTGAAGGAAAAGAAAACATTATCATTCAAGATAAAACTGGTAAAAATAAAATAGTTATTGATTCGAAAAATAACACGATGAACATTCAAGTGGAAAAAGATTTGATTATTGAAAGTAAAGGAAAAATTACTTTTAAAAGTAGTGACAATGATATTTCTATTGAGTGTAAAAACTTGCAAATAAAAACTCAACAAAATTATCAATTAGAAGTAGGTAAAAATTGTACTATTAAAGCTAACGAAAAGTATGAACTAGAAGCCCAATCTGGTTTAGGGATTAAGTGTTCAGCCGGAGTTAAAGTAAATGATGGTTCATTGGAGATGATGTAA
- a CDS encoding contractile injection system protein, VgrG/Pvc8 family, with amino-acid sequence MPNDASLLNPHLNILIQGKLLDPEIEADLVSALVSEDLSAPSMFELQLVTWDLVKQEMTWVDDKVFDVGNEVEIQMGYGQELKTVIVGEITGLEPEYSQDTAPILVVRGHDLRHRLLRGHHTKSFLEVKDSEIFSQIARTRGFTPKVTDSKVKLKYILQHNQTDWEFLQERAKRIGYEVMVEGKILYFRPHQNAKAKVLTLTYGKNLQEFLPRLSTMNQVQQLEVRGWIPKEKKEVIGKAEAGNEGSTMAGSTSGAKAVKKAFGESSHTRVNQPVSSKEEAEQMALGQFHDMAIAYITGEGTCQGNPNLRAGKVIEITGVGKRFSGLYYISSVEHSYTQNQGYQTSFTVRRNAA; translated from the coding sequence ATGCCTAATGATGCTTCTTTATTAAATCCTCATCTCAATATTTTGATTCAAGGAAAACTCTTGGATCCAGAGATAGAAGCTGATCTGGTATCGGCTTTAGTATCTGAAGATTTGTCAGCACCAAGTATGTTTGAGTTGCAATTAGTTACTTGGGACTTAGTAAAACAAGAAATGACATGGGTAGATGACAAAGTCTTTGATGTCGGCAATGAAGTAGAAATTCAGATGGGATATGGACAAGAACTTAAAACTGTAATAGTAGGAGAAATTACAGGATTAGAACCAGAATATTCTCAAGATACAGCACCAATATTAGTGGTGCGAGGTCATGATTTACGCCATCGTTTGTTGCGAGGTCATCACACAAAATCCTTTTTGGAAGTTAAGGATAGTGAAATTTTCAGTCAAATTGCTAGAACTAGGGGATTTACACCAAAAGTTACTGATAGTAAAGTTAAATTAAAATATATTTTGCAGCATAATCAAACAGATTGGGAGTTTTTACAAGAGCGAGCTAAACGTATTGGTTATGAAGTCATGGTGGAGGGCAAAATACTTTATTTTCGTCCTCATCAGAATGCTAAAGCTAAAGTTTTAACTCTCACTTATGGAAAAAATTTACAAGAATTTTTACCCCGCTTAAGTACGATGAATCAAGTACAACAGTTGGAAGTAAGGGGCTGGATTCCGAAAGAAAAGAAAGAGGTGATAGGCAAGGCTGAGGCAGGAAACGAAGGTAGCACAATGGCAGGTTCGACTTCTGGAGCAAAAGCAGTCAAAAAAGCATTTGGAGAATCGAGCCATACGAGAGTTAACCAACCTGTATCAAGTAAAGAAGAAGCGGAACAAATGGCATTAGGACAGTTTCATGATATGGCGATCGCTTACATTACTGGTGAGGGAACTTGTCAAGGCAATCCTAATTTACGAGCCGGGAAAGTGATTGAAATTACTGGAGTTGGTAAAAGATTTAGCGGTCTTTATTATATCAGTAGTGTGGAACATTCCTATACACAAAATCAGGGTTATCAAACTTCATTTACTGTGAGGAGAAACGCCGCATGA
- a CDS encoding LysM peptidoglycan-binding domain-containing protein, with protein sequence MALEKLTIKAEKSKPGKFTDKFKVLFNPNQIEIVKTAWNMEKDQPVPDQGLAQLSLDLFFDTTLIKYPPENVQKYTRDIFNLTQPRIETDPKRPPRCQLIWGTISGKDSVLMADGFLEKVTKKLTHFLEDGTPVRATLSCTFKEWREPLKAAKIANPIDDPVRIVKRGETLSSIATEEYGDPSLWRIIAAENHLNNPRILNPGMVLTIPPLRITSLTQRS encoded by the coding sequence ATGGCGCTAGAAAAATTAACTATCAAAGCAGAAAAAAGTAAGCCAGGAAAATTTACGGATAAATTTAAAGTTCTTTTCAACCCTAATCAAATAGAAATTGTTAAAACTGCTTGGAACATGGAAAAAGATCAACCAGTTCCGGATCAAGGATTGGCTCAACTCAGCCTTGATTTATTTTTTGACACTACCTTGATTAAATATCCGCCAGAAAATGTCCAAAAATATACGCGCGACATTTTTAATTTAACTCAGCCTCGCATTGAAACAGATCCCAAACGTCCTCCTCGTTGCCAACTAATTTGGGGAACGATATCTGGTAAAGATAGCGTGTTAATGGCTGATGGTTTTTTAGAAAAAGTTACCAAAAAATTGACCCATTTTCTGGAAGATGGTACACCTGTAAGAGCAACATTAAGCTGTACATTTAAAGAGTGGAGAGAGCCGCTAAAAGCGGCAAAGATTGCTAATCCTATTGATGATCCGGTCAGAATTGTTAAACGGGGAGAAACTTTAAGTAGTATTGCAACTGAAGAATATGGTGATCCTTCTCTATGGCGTATAATTGCGGCAGAAAATCATTTAAATAATCCTCGGATTTTAAACCCTGGAATGGTTCTAACAATTCCTCCTTTGCGGATTACTAGCCTGACTCAGAGGAGCTAA
- a CDS encoding phage tail protein has product MNPAFIGLNAALAAGSTASLVGHDPYMAYNFAVEIGGVIVGGFSEVSGLSSEIELESYEEGGLNSYVHKFPKHTTYPNLVLSRGLINTDLFYIWYQSTSQGLIQQLNGTILLLNNQQIPVMWWTFKKAYPVKWEGPQFNASNDEIAVEKIELVHQGISKL; this is encoded by the coding sequence ATGAATCCCGCATTTATCGGACTTAATGCAGCTTTAGCCGCAGGTTCAACTGCCAGTTTAGTGGGACATGATCCCTACATGGCTTATAATTTTGCTGTAGAAATTGGAGGAGTTATTGTTGGTGGATTTAGCGAAGTTAGCGGTCTAAGTAGTGAAATTGAGTTGGAATCTTATGAGGAAGGAGGATTAAATAGTTACGTTCATAAATTTCCTAAACATACCACTTACCCCAACTTAGTCTTAAGTCGAGGATTAATCAATACTGATTTGTTTTATATCTGGTATCAATCAACTAGCCAAGGACTAATTCAGCAGTTGAACGGGACGATTCTCTTACTGAATAATCAGCAAATTCCGGTGATGTGGTGGACGTTTAAAAAAGCATATCCGGTAAAGTGGGAAGGCCCCCAATTTAATGCTAGTAATGACGAAATTGCTGTAGAAAAAATTGAACTGGTGCATCAAGGAATTTCTAAGTTATAG
- a CDS encoding phage tail protein translates to MPTISNPHDPYSGYNFWVEWDGIVHAGFRECNGLTATRKAGTYREGTDKALNQRQIPGLNSYGNITLKRGITDNKELWEWHKKLQNGDSDRRNLSIILADDKGEEKIRWNLENCWPTTWNAPDFNATSDEVAIETLELVHEGITVG, encoded by the coding sequence ATGCCGACAATTTCTAACCCCCACGACCCCTACAGTGGCTATAATTTCTGGGTTGAATGGGATGGTATTGTTCATGCTGGGTTTCGTGAATGTAATGGTTTGACGGCAACTCGGAAAGCGGGAACTTATCGAGAAGGAACAGATAAAGCATTAAACCAACGTCAAATTCCAGGACTTAATAGTTATGGTAATATCACACTAAAACGGGGTATTACTGATAATAAAGAATTGTGGGAATGGCATAAGAAATTACAAAATGGAGATAGCGATCGCCGCAATCTTTCGATTATTTTGGCTGATGACAAAGGAGAAGAAAAAATTCGCTGGAATTTAGAAAACTGTTGGCCAACGACTTGGAATGCTCCAGATTTTAATGCTACTTCTGATGAAGTGGCGATCGAAACTTTAGAACTGGTTCATGAAGGAATCACCGTTGGTTAA
- a CDS encoding phage tail sheath subtilisin-like domain-containing protein, with protein MPTLKPNIPGIYLNHIVPTPESELLTGVPVFFGKAFLKPGVKEPKKLTLATHFDQYFDQAEGYLKDAIKGFFENGGRICYVVALEHNTIKVKDKVEALQQGLKTSEIIENIDLVCAPDIMFGADAQIAQILEMQQAILKHCEQMGDRFAILDAGNGVDKLDRQLKALSSHNGALYAPWLTIEDRKDAIPPCGHIAGIYASCDSAVGVHRAPANVPLEGVLDLSFSLTPTEQAQLNPKTAGGVNFIRSFQGRGMRVWGVRTLSPSPEWQYINVRRLFLTFGRWVNRNLADTVFEPNAFPLWVRLQRELSVYCESLWRQGAIQGALPQEAFYVKCDAETNPPENREMGQVVAEVGLAPTIPGEFIQLFLVQDSSGITLT; from the coding sequence ATGCCGACTTTAAAGCCAAACATACCAGGAATCTATCTCAACCATATAGTTCCGACTCCAGAATCTGAGCTACTGACAGGTGTTCCGGTATTCTTTGGCAAGGCATTTTTAAAACCAGGAGTCAAGGAACCCAAAAAGCTAACCTTAGCGACTCATTTTGACCAATATTTTGATCAAGCAGAGGGATATTTAAAAGATGCCATAAAAGGTTTTTTTGAAAATGGAGGTCGTATTTGTTATGTTGTTGCCTTAGAACACAATACTATTAAGGTTAAGGATAAGGTTGAGGCTCTCCAACAAGGTTTAAAAACGAGCGAAATCATAGAAAATATTGATTTAGTTTGTGCTCCCGACATCATGTTCGGTGCAGATGCTCAAATTGCTCAAATTCTTGAGATGCAGCAAGCTATTTTAAAACATTGTGAACAGATGGGCGATCGCTTTGCCATTCTTGATGCTGGGAATGGTGTAGACAAGCTAGATAGACAACTAAAGGCACTTTCTAGCCACAACGGAGCCTTATATGCACCTTGGCTAACAATAGAAGATCGTAAAGATGCTATTCCTCCCTGCGGTCATATTGCGGGCATTTATGCAAGTTGCGATAGCGCAGTTGGTGTACATCGCGCACCTGCCAATGTTCCACTCGAAGGGGTACTGGATCTCAGCTTTTCCCTTACTCCCACTGAGCAAGCACAGCTTAATCCAAAAACCGCAGGAGGAGTCAACTTTATCCGTAGCTTCCAAGGAAGAGGAATGCGAGTTTGGGGAGTGCGTACTCTCAGTCCATCACCTGAATGGCAATATATCAACGTGCGTCGCTTATTTCTCACCTTTGGACGCTGGGTAAATCGTAACTTAGCTGATACGGTATTTGAACCTAATGCTTTTCCTTTATGGGTGCGACTGCAAAGGGAATTGAGCGTTTATTGTGAATCTTTGTGGCGACAAGGTGCTATTCAAGGTGCCTTACCTCAAGAGGCATTTTATGTCAAATGTGATGCCGAAACTAACCCTCCTGAAAATCGAGAAATGGGACAGGTAGTAGCAGAAGTTGGATTAGCTCCCACTATTCCGGGAGAATTTATCCAACTATTTCTTGTTCAAGATAGTAGCGGAATTACACTTACTTAA